From one Bacillus sp. FJAT-42376 genomic stretch:
- a CDS encoding CotH kinase family protein, with protein MMMKDPDYFLKKLNCSISPRHLTDLKRDVWNDDPLPITFSFQDKASVHAEIAYRGAHTRKAKKKSYFIQNAQGNKGKSEREFHLNAEFYDPSFMRNALSFIFLKEIGLIVPHAEYVKFFMNGKYEGVYLKLESVNEDFAEKQNLSPCSIIYAVDGDANFSLYSDLDRSLKKSLLQGYELKSGKKSAMTRLTEFILFTNTASHHEFESRISDYMNVRQYLTWLAGVVCLQNFDGFVHNYGLILKEETGQFMIIPWDYDATFGRDVNGIDMGAEYVRLEGFNTLSARLLAIESFREMYAGLMRTLLAGSFTIDALSPAIDDLYGLLEKAVETDPYTGKYMKEFTQEPDFIKAFIQARNTYLSAELSKKGW; from the coding sequence ATGATGATGAAAGACCCGGATTATTTTCTAAAGAAGTTAAATTGCTCGATCAGCCCCCGCCATCTGACAGATTTGAAAAGAGACGTCTGGAATGACGACCCCCTTCCGATTACGTTTTCCTTTCAGGATAAGGCCTCCGTGCACGCAGAAATAGCCTATAGAGGCGCTCATACAAGGAAGGCAAAGAAAAAATCCTATTTCATTCAAAATGCACAGGGAAACAAAGGAAAATCCGAACGGGAGTTCCACTTAAATGCAGAATTTTATGATCCCTCATTTATGAGGAATGCGCTCTCTTTTATCTTTTTGAAAGAAATCGGCTTAATTGTTCCGCATGCAGAATACGTAAAATTTTTTATGAATGGAAAGTACGAGGGCGTGTATTTGAAGCTTGAATCTGTGAATGAAGATTTTGCAGAAAAACAGAATCTTTCTCCATGCTCCATTATTTATGCAGTAGATGGTGATGCCAACTTTTCTTTATACAGCGATCTTGACCGTTCACTGAAAAAAAGCCTGCTCCAGGGATATGAACTAAAATCCGGAAAGAAAAGCGCCATGACACGATTAACGGAGTTTATCCTCTTTACGAATACTGCCTCCCATCATGAATTTGAAAGCCGGATTTCGGATTATATGAATGTCAGGCAGTATCTGACCTGGCTTGCAGGGGTGGTATGCCTGCAAAACTTCGATGGATTTGTTCACAACTACGGACTGATTCTGAAGGAAGAAACAGGGCAGTTTATGATCATCCCCTGGGATTATGACGCTACTTTCGGCAGAGATGTCAACGGCATAGATATGGGGGCGGAGTATGTCCGGCTTGAAGGCTTTAATACCCTTTCAGCAAGACTTCTGGCCATTGAATCGTTCAGGGAAATGTACGCCGGGCTTATGCGGACGTTATTAGCTGGGTCGTTCACAATAGACGCGCTGTCTCCTGCTATCGATGATCTTTATGGCCTTTTGGAAAAGGCCGTTGAAACTGATCCCTATACCGGTAAATACATGAAGGAATTTACGCAGGAACCGGATTTTATCAAAGCTTTCATCCAGGCTAGAAACACGTATTTATCCGCCGAACTGTCCAAAAAGGGATGGTAA
- a CDS encoding ArsB/NhaD family transporter, protein MIFSPGFAAATIIFLFTMILVITRPMKLNEAIYSSAGALIVVLLGIVSLSDISQIYFKIEDASITIISNFILALILDKIGFFQLVAEYLIKRSRNSGIRLFWLTAGLSYLMTLLFNNDGCILILTPLLIKLLNATSFKKHEKIPILLTSALIATASSAPIGVSNVVNLVALKIIGMSLHEHVWMMFLPATMGVVFLTFLLYVLFRKKIPKQFHSGSVTFDSSRFHHPLKPVPQAKINSRHVVLICCFILGMRLVLISSSLLGLSLSFLSIAGVLLLYMLTRKNYQISMRKTLAKAPWHVFIFAFSMYILIFSLNNVGITAELTKYLTDIVEQMPLVESSMTIALVTSVLSNLINNHPALMLMMLALSDAHLSPVILKASYMAIIIGSDIGSLVTPIGTLATMLWMFILKENGIKFKWKSYLKITILVIPLTTAATVFFLLGWIYLNMIM, encoded by the coding sequence ATGATATTTTCACCCGGCTTTGCCGCTGCAACGATTATTTTCCTATTTACGATGATACTTGTCATTACAAGGCCGATGAAGCTTAATGAAGCGATTTATTCGAGCGCAGGAGCCCTGATAGTCGTCCTGCTTGGGATTGTATCCCTCTCTGATATTTCGCAAATCTATTTTAAAATAGAAGATGCGTCCATAACCATCATTTCCAACTTCATTCTCGCTTTAATATTGGATAAAATCGGCTTTTTCCAGCTGGTCGCAGAGTATTTAATTAAACGGTCCCGAAATTCGGGGATAAGGCTTTTCTGGCTGACTGCAGGTTTAAGTTATCTAATGACGCTTCTTTTTAACAATGATGGATGTATATTGATTTTAACTCCGCTGCTGATTAAACTTCTGAATGCCACTTCCTTTAAAAAGCATGAGAAGATTCCCATTCTGCTGACGAGTGCGCTGATCGCTACGGCATCAAGTGCTCCCATCGGAGTCAGCAATGTGGTCAATTTAGTTGCACTAAAGATTATTGGAATGTCCCTGCATGAACATGTATGGATGATGTTTCTTCCGGCCACAATGGGAGTGGTTTTTCTCACCTTCCTTTTATATGTATTGTTTAGGAAAAAAATCCCGAAGCAATTTCATTCAGGATCCGTGACGTTTGATTCCAGCAGATTCCATCATCCGCTTAAACCAGTGCCACAGGCAAAAATCAATTCCCGCCATGTGGTTCTAATCTGCTGTTTTATTTTAGGAATGAGGTTAGTTCTGATCAGCAGTTCTCTCCTCGGCCTGTCCCTGTCCTTTCTTTCTATCGCAGGTGTTCTGCTGCTGTATATGCTAACCCGGAAAAATTATCAGATTTCAATGAGAAAAACATTGGCTAAGGCACCGTGGCATGTGTTTATATTCGCTTTTTCAATGTATATCCTCATTTTCTCTTTAAACAACGTGGGGATTACAGCTGAACTGACGAAATATTTAACGGATATCGTTGAGCAAATGCCTCTTGTGGAGTCATCTATGACCATTGCTTTAGTCACGTCTGTTCTCTCAAATTTGATCAATAATCATCCGGCGTTGATGCTGATGATGCTTGCCTTATCGGATGCTCACTTGAGTCCGGTCATTCTGAAAGCATCATACATGGCGATTATTATCGGCAGTGACATCGGGTCTCTTGTAACACCGATTGGAACCCTGGCTACCATGCTGTGGATGTTCATCCTTAAAGAGAACGGGATAAAATTCAAATGGAAAAGCTATTTGAAAATAACCATTCTTGTGATTCCGCTTACGACTGCAGCTACTGTATTCTTCTTGCTCGGCTGGATTTACCTTAATATGATTATGTAA
- a CDS encoding NAD(P)H-dependent glycerol-3-phosphate dehydrogenase, which yields MDKIALLGAGSWGTALSLVLADNGHNVWLWSHRKELAEEINAQKQNLKYLPGIELPDGITASADLEAVLEGARTIIIAVPSKAIREVLGQVREIILEPVTIVHVCKGIEPDSLKRISEIISEEIPGEWLKDLVVLSGPSHAEEVSLRHPTTVTSSSDNLEAAEFVQELFMNQQFRVYTNPDLVGVEIGGALKNVIALAAGITDGLGYGDNAKAALITRGLAEIARLGSVMGGNPLTFSGLTGIGDLIVTCTSVHSRNWRAGNMLGKGHDLEEVLNSMGMVVEGVRTTKAAYQLAEKYKVNMPIAEALYHVLFHQQSPKKAVDSLMGRGKTHEMEDLVNIMENRLQ from the coding sequence TTGGATAAGATTGCCTTACTTGGTGCAGGAAGCTGGGGAACCGCGCTTTCTTTAGTACTTGCTGATAACGGCCATAATGTTTGGCTTTGGAGTCATAGGAAGGAACTGGCGGAAGAAATTAACGCTCAGAAGCAAAACCTGAAGTATTTGCCGGGGATTGAACTGCCGGATGGAATTACAGCATCAGCCGATCTAGAAGCCGTTCTTGAAGGGGCCAGAACGATTATTATTGCGGTGCCTTCAAAAGCCATCCGGGAAGTGCTGGGGCAAGTGCGCGAAATAATCTTAGAACCTGTTACGATTGTTCATGTATGCAAAGGGATTGAGCCGGATTCCCTGAAAAGAATTTCAGAAATCATTTCAGAAGAAATTCCGGGGGAATGGCTGAAAGACCTTGTAGTTTTATCAGGGCCAAGCCATGCAGAGGAAGTCAGTCTGAGGCATCCGACCACTGTTACTTCTTCTTCTGATAACCTCGAGGCGGCTGAATTCGTTCAGGAATTGTTTATGAATCAGCAGTTCAGGGTTTATACGAATCCGGATCTTGTAGGCGTAGAGATCGGAGGAGCACTTAAAAATGTGATTGCCCTTGCGGCAGGCATTACCGATGGTCTTGGATACGGGGATAATGCCAAAGCAGCTTTGATTACCAGGGGGCTGGCAGAAATTGCGAGGCTCGGGAGCGTAATGGGCGGCAATCCGCTCACTTTTTCAGGACTGACTGGAATTGGAGATTTGATTGTAACGTGCACGAGCGTTCACTCCCGGAACTGGAGAGCCGGCAATATGCTCGGGAAAGGGCATGATCTTGAAGAAGTCTTAAACAGCATGGGAATGGTAGTTGAAGGGGTCAGAACGACAAAGGCCGCTTATCAGCTTGCTGAAAAATACAAGGTAAATATGCCGATTGCTGAAGCTCTTTATCATGTTCTATTTCATCAGCAATCACCTAAAAAGGCAGTCGATTCGTTAATGGGAAGAGGAAAAACCCATGAAATGGAAGACCTTGTGAATATAATGGAGAACCGTTTGCAATAA
- the hbs gene encoding non-specific DNA-binding protein Hbs: MNKTELINAVAEASELSKKDATKAVESVFDTILDALKDGDKVQLIGFGNFEVRERAARKGRNPQTGEEIEIPASKVPAFKPGKALKDAVAGK; this comes from the coding sequence ATGAACAAAACAGAACTAATCAATGCAGTAGCTGAAGCTAGCGAACTTTCTAAAAAGGACGCTACTAAAGCAGTTGAATCCGTATTCGATACCATCCTTGATGCGTTGAAAGACGGCGATAAAGTACAGCTTATCGGTTTTGGTAACTTCGAAGTTCGCGAGCGCGCTGCCCGTAAAGGACGCAACCCTCAAACTGGTGAAGAAATCGAAATCCCTGCAAGCAAAGTGCCTGCATTCAAACCAGGTAAAGCACTTAAAGATGCTGTTGCTGGCAAATAA
- a CDS encoding demethylmenaquinone methyltransferase gives MQQSKEERVHGVFEKISPHYDKMNSVISFQRHVAWRKETMKRMNVQPGETALDVCCGTADWTLALGEAAGPSGKAVGLDFSRNMLSVGQEKVKSSGMKQVSLLHGNAMKLPFEDDSFDYVTIGFGLRNVPDYMTVLKEMQRVVKPGGKVVCLETSQPEMPGFKQLYYAYFRYVMPLFGKVFAKSFKEYSWLQESARDFPGMKELADMFRSAGLEKVEVKPFTGGVAAMHMGTKPVK, from the coding sequence ATGCAGCAATCTAAAGAAGAACGAGTGCATGGGGTATTTGAAAAAATATCGCCTCATTATGATAAAATGAATTCGGTCATCAGCTTTCAGCGGCATGTGGCGTGGCGCAAAGAAACGATGAAACGAATGAATGTCCAGCCGGGAGAAACCGCACTGGATGTATGCTGCGGCACGGCAGACTGGACGCTTGCGCTTGGAGAAGCAGCAGGTCCCTCAGGCAAAGCAGTCGGACTGGATTTCAGCCGGAATATGCTTTCGGTCGGGCAGGAAAAGGTTAAGTCTTCAGGTATGAAGCAAGTATCCCTGCTTCATGGCAATGCCATGAAACTTCCTTTTGAGGATGACTCTTTTGATTATGTCACAATCGGATTCGGGTTAAGGAACGTTCCCGACTATATGACTGTCCTTAAAGAAATGCAGAGAGTAGTAAAACCAGGCGGAAAAGTGGTCTGCCTTGAAACATCCCAGCCGGAGATGCCGGGATTCAAGCAGCTTTACTATGCCTATTTCCGGTATGTAATGCCTTTGTTCGGCAAAGTATTTGCAAAAAGCTTCAAAGAGTATTCATGGCTTCAGGAATCCGCAAGAGATTTCCCGGGAATGAAGGAGCTCGCGGATATGTTCAGGTCTGCCGGTTTGGAGAAGGTGGAAGTAAAACCTTTTACAGGCGGGGTAGCAGCGATGCATATGGGCACAAAGCCGGTTAAATAA
- a CDS encoding DUF2642 domain-containing protein → MTYTQLIGKPVEAEITGKVKFFGHLVDAGLDIIVLFNGTQHLYIPLLHLHSIQQTNEFEDAQGDPPAMPLQGDEQISYRKTLNQAKGIFTEIYVTGNKSLHGYITNVLNDYLVFYSPVFKNVFISLHHLKWLIPYPANTSPYTLNSRELPVTIAGLSVSRNLEEQLKKQVGQMIVFDLAENPDKLGLLKNIDQNMMELIKADGQPIYLKISHVKAAHLP, encoded by the coding sequence TTGACTTACACACAGCTGATTGGAAAACCGGTTGAAGCAGAAATCACGGGCAAAGTAAAATTTTTCGGCCACCTAGTAGACGCAGGACTTGACATCATTGTACTATTCAACGGGACCCAGCACCTATATATCCCCCTTCTGCACTTGCACAGTATTCAGCAGACAAATGAATTCGAAGATGCACAGGGAGATCCTCCGGCAATGCCTCTGCAAGGTGATGAGCAGATCTCCTACCGGAAAACCCTGAATCAGGCAAAGGGAATCTTTACAGAAATTTATGTAACCGGAAATAAATCCCTGCACGGATATATCACAAACGTTTTAAATGATTATCTGGTTTTTTATTCTCCAGTCTTTAAAAATGTGTTTATCTCCCTTCATCATTTAAAATGGCTGATTCCTTATCCTGCCAACACCTCTCCATATACTCTGAACAGCCGGGAATTGCCTGTGACCATCGCAGGACTGAGCGTCAGCCGGAATTTAGAAGAGCAACTAAAAAAACAAGTCGGACAAATGATTGTTTTTGATTTGGCGGAAAACCCGGATAAGCTTGGATTGCTTAAGAATATTGATCAAAATATGATGGAGCTGATCAAAGCCGACGGCCAGCCTATCTATTTGAAAATCAGCCACGTTAAAGCCGCCCATTTGCCATAA
- the mtrB gene encoding trp RNA-binding attenuation protein MtrB, whose protein sequence is MKNPANDFVVIKAIEDGVHVIGLTRGSDTRFHHSEKLDKGEVMIAQFTEHTSAIKVRGSAKILTSHGEMESDPRK, encoded by the coding sequence ATGAAAAATCCGGCTAATGATTTTGTCGTGATTAAAGCGATAGAAGACGGAGTACACGTTATCGGTTTAACCCGGGGTTCTGATACGAGATTTCATCATTCCGAAAAATTGGACAAAGGTGAAGTGATGATTGCCCAGTTTACCGAGCATACATCCGCTATTAAAGTGCGGGGGAGCGCGAAAATCCTTACAAGCCACGGCGAAATGGAAAGCGATCCTAGAAAATGA
- a CDS encoding DUF2768 domain-containing protein, with translation MTPGLIKMWIALSSMVFMFIAVFSIYLSRYKIKSGILKGIVSAAAYLFMISAGILMIFVVFSGPVSK, from the coding sequence ATGACACCTGGCCTCATTAAAATGTGGATTGCTCTTTCATCCATGGTTTTTATGTTTATTGCTGTTTTTTCTATTTATTTGAGCAGATACAAGATTAAGAGCGGAATTTTAAAAGGAATTGTATCCGCTGCTGCATACCTGTTCATGATATCGGCCGGAATTCTGATGATTTTCGTTGTTTTTAGCGGACCAGTATCCAAATAG
- a CDS encoding heptaprenyl diphosphate synthase component 1: MISLQNIYETLAELKERLNLKLSHPYLARFLSSPVVDEDKLLLFYAILDEAPVTEEEKKNYTVTAMLVQIALDTHDNVTTSGNVERGQFFKRQLTVLAGDYYSGLYYSLLAEMNDVMMVRTLATAIKEINEHKIRLYESADLDMEEAVKSMLVIETALCQHLSDHFGIDLWKAVSKKFLSFKRLSAEKAKMAAGSSQMVKGFSSGKITFQEMDAVKSDLVKRCNFYFDEAVSLVERSLESSNTLKHALLGRLENIKFHEDSLSGKLAEEGF; the protein is encoded by the coding sequence GTGATTTCTTTGCAGAACATCTATGAAACATTGGCGGAATTAAAAGAGCGACTAAATCTGAAGTTGAGCCATCCTTATTTGGCGCGCTTTTTATCTTCACCTGTAGTGGATGAAGATAAACTGCTTCTATTTTATGCAATTTTAGATGAAGCTCCTGTAACAGAAGAGGAAAAGAAAAATTATACGGTCACAGCGATGCTTGTCCAGATTGCCCTTGATACCCATGATAATGTAACGACTTCCGGCAATGTAGAGAGAGGGCAGTTTTTTAAACGGCAGCTTACAGTCCTTGCGGGGGACTATTATAGCGGCCTTTATTATTCTTTACTGGCCGAAATGAATGACGTTATGATGGTTCGAACGTTAGCAACGGCGATAAAAGAAATTAATGAACACAAAATAAGACTGTATGAGTCAGCCGATTTGGATATGGAAGAAGCAGTTAAAAGCATGCTCGTTATTGAGACAGCTCTTTGCCAGCACCTTTCAGATCACTTTGGCATTGATTTATGGAAAGCCGTTTCAAAGAAATTCTTATCCTTTAAGCGGCTGTCTGCAGAAAAAGCAAAAATGGCAGCTGGCAGCTCGCAGATGGTGAAAGGATTTTCTTCAGGGAAAATAACGTTTCAGGAAATGGATGCAGTAAAAAGCGATTTGGTAAAGCGGTGCAATTTTTATTTTGACGAAGCAGTCTCCCTGGTGGAAAGAAGTCTTGAAAGCTCGAATACATTGAAGCACGCCCTGCTTGGCAGGCTCGAAAACATCAAGTTTCATGAGGATTCTCTGTCAGGCAAGCTTGCGGAAGAAGGGTTTTAA
- a CDS encoding DUF2642 domain-containing protein, with translation MKQNQNSRYWKTYVGETVKINRGGPEAKKGRLLDLGTDFLVLAVEKPGPKSPVVYYQLHHVKSVTSESNAEQEEETAAEEAENEVPEEAEKEKEGKTQEIPDYYFSRSFRSLLRMHAGEQIQINQGGPDSVKGLLLDVKSDYVIVKSKKDILYISMYHIKSVAGIVSKDDKNGNNQEEDCGCEDEYYLAHSYDRLFQVLKGTEIAVHSGGPEKAEGMLNEHTKGRYVLEGKKEAVIIEPGHVRSIKAKNANNEENSEENSSQEAAENGNQNQNNSAQSDEQKSKQDDKRREPERDRVYTQVTKTVDFHWKR, from the coding sequence ATGAAACAAAATCAAAACTCGAGATACTGGAAAACGTATGTCGGCGAAACCGTTAAAATTAATCGCGGGGGCCCCGAAGCCAAAAAAGGAAGGCTGCTTGATTTAGGAACGGATTTTCTCGTTTTAGCAGTAGAAAAACCAGGTCCTAAAAGCCCGGTTGTTTATTACCAGCTTCACCACGTTAAAAGTGTGACGTCAGAATCCAATGCCGAACAGGAAGAAGAAACAGCAGCTGAAGAAGCAGAAAACGAAGTGCCGGAAGAAGCAGAAAAGGAAAAAGAGGGGAAAACACAGGAAATCCCTGACTATTACTTTTCACGCAGTTTCCGGAGCCTGCTCCGCATGCATGCAGGAGAACAAATTCAAATCAACCAGGGAGGACCGGACTCTGTTAAGGGGCTGCTTCTCGATGTAAAAAGCGATTATGTGATCGTTAAGTCAAAGAAAGATATTCTCTACATCAGCATGTATCATATTAAAAGCGTGGCCGGAATTGTCAGCAAAGATGATAAAAACGGGAACAATCAGGAAGAGGATTGCGGGTGTGAAGATGAATACTATCTTGCCCACAGCTATGACCGTCTTTTCCAGGTCCTGAAAGGCACAGAAATCGCCGTCCACAGCGGAGGACCTGAAAAAGCGGAAGGCATGCTGAATGAACACACAAAAGGCAGATATGTCCTTGAAGGAAAGAAAGAAGCCGTTATCATTGAACCCGGCCATGTAAGAAGCATTAAAGCGAAAAATGCAAACAATGAAGAAAACAGTGAAGAAAACAGCAGCCAGGAAGCAGCTGAAAATGGAAATCAAAATCAAAACAACAGCGCTCAATCTGATGAGCAAAAAAGCAAGCAGGATGATAAGAGACGCGAACCTGAGCGCGACAGAGTGTATACTCAAGTAACGAAAACGGTTGATTTTCACTGGAAACGATAA
- the spoIVA gene encoding stage IV sporulation protein A, which yields MEKVDIFKDIAERTGGDIYLGVVGAVRTGKSTFIKKFMELVVLPNIGSEADKARAQDELPQSAAGRTIMTTEPKFVPNQAVSVHVEDGLEVNIRLVDCVGYTVPGAKGYEDENGPRMITTPWYEEPIPFHEAAEIGTRKVIQEHSTIGVVVTTDGSIGEIPRTDYIEAEERVIDELKEVGKPFIMVINTVQPYHPDTERLKQQLNEKYDIPVLAMSVESMRDSDVMNVLREALYEFPVLEVNVNLPSWVMVLRENHWLRESYQEAVKDTVKDIKRLRDVDRVVSFFSEYEFIERASLAGIEMGQGIAEIDLYAPDYLYDDILREVVGVEIRGKDHLLQLMQDFAYAKAEYDQVSDALRMVKQTGYGVAAPALSDMSLDEPEIIRQGSRFGVRLKAVAPSIHMIKVDVESEFSPIIGTEKQSEELVRYLMQDFEDDPLSIWNSDIFGRSLSSIVREGIQAKLSLMPENARYKLKETLERIINEGSGGLIAIIL from the coding sequence TTGGAAAAGGTAGATATTTTTAAAGATATTGCTGAACGCACCGGCGGTGATATTTATCTTGGCGTAGTCGGAGCAGTCAGAACGGGAAAATCTACATTTATTAAGAAATTTATGGAGCTAGTGGTTCTTCCGAACATCGGCAGCGAGGCGGATAAAGCGCGTGCCCAGGATGAACTGCCTCAAAGTGCAGCCGGCAGGACCATTATGACAACAGAACCGAAATTTGTACCAAATCAAGCGGTCAGTGTTCATGTGGAAGACGGGCTGGAAGTGAATATCAGGCTTGTCGATTGTGTGGGGTATACGGTACCGGGGGCAAAAGGATATGAAGATGAAAACGGGCCAAGGATGATTACAACTCCATGGTATGAAGAGCCGATCCCGTTCCATGAAGCTGCTGAAATCGGAACCCGGAAAGTCATTCAGGAGCATTCAACCATTGGAGTTGTCGTAACAACAGATGGATCGATTGGTGAAATTCCGAGAACAGATTATATCGAAGCCGAAGAACGTGTCATTGATGAGCTGAAAGAAGTAGGAAAACCATTTATTATGGTCATCAATACGGTCCAGCCTTATCACCCGGATACGGAGAGACTGAAGCAGCAGCTGAACGAAAAGTACGACATACCCGTACTTGCGATGAGTGTTGAAAGCATGAGGGACAGTGATGTTATGAATGTCCTGAGAGAGGCGCTGTATGAGTTTCCGGTGCTTGAAGTGAACGTGAATCTTCCGAGCTGGGTTATGGTGCTTAGAGAAAACCACTGGCTGCGTGAAAGCTATCAGGAAGCGGTTAAAGACACGGTAAAAGATATCAAGCGCTTAAGAGATGTAGACAGAGTCGTCAGCTTTTTCAGTGAATATGAATTTATTGAACGAGCGAGTCTTGCGGGGATTGAAATGGGCCAGGGAATTGCTGAGATTGATTTGTATGCACCTGATTATCTTTATGATGATATCCTCCGGGAAGTGGTTGGAGTTGAAATTAGAGGAAAGGACCATCTCCTCCAGCTGATGCAGGATTTTGCTTATGCGAAAGCGGAATATGATCAGGTGTCGGATGCCCTCCGGATGGTAAAACAGACAGGTTACGGTGTCGCTGCACCTGCGCTGTCGGATATGAGCCTTGATGAACCGGAGATCATCCGTCAGGGATCCAGGTTCGGAGTCAGACTGAAAGCGGTCGCCCCTTCAATTCATATGATAAAAGTAGATGTAGAATCAGAGTTTTCTCCGATCATTGGAACGGAAAAACAAAGTGAGGAGCTTGTACGCTACTTAATGCAGGATTTTGAGGATGATCCGCTGTCCATCTGGAATTCCGATATTTTCGGGCGCTCACTCAGCTCCATTGTCCGGGAAGGCATTCAGGCAAAGCTTTCGCTCATGCCAGAGAATGCAAGATATAAGCTAAAAGAAACGCTCGAACGAATTATTAATGAAGGATCAGGCGGACTGATCGCAATCATCCTATAA
- the folE gene encoding GTP cyclohydrolase I FolE, translated as MTEINHGKIEEAVRSILEAIGEDPNREGLLDTPKRVARMYAEIFAGLNEDPSEHFKTIFGEDHEELVLIKDIPFYSVCEHHLVPFYGHAHVAYIPQGGKVTGLSKIARAVESVAKRPQLQERITSTVADSILHTLEPHGVMVVVEAEHMCMTMRGVKKPGSKTITSAVRGVFQNDQAARAEVLSLIRS; from the coding sequence ATGACAGAAATTAATCATGGAAAAATAGAAGAAGCGGTACGATCTATTCTTGAAGCGATTGGAGAAGATCCGAATCGTGAAGGTCTTCTGGATACCCCGAAAAGGGTAGCGCGCATGTATGCGGAAATTTTCGCCGGTTTAAATGAAGATCCTTCCGAACATTTCAAAACAATTTTCGGTGAAGATCATGAAGAACTTGTCCTGATAAAAGATATTCCGTTTTATTCGGTCTGCGAGCATCATTTAGTGCCTTTTTATGGCCATGCTCATGTGGCATACATTCCTCAGGGCGGGAAAGTAACAGGATTAAGCAAAATTGCCAGAGCGGTAGAATCGGTTGCAAAGCGGCCGCAGCTGCAGGAACGGATTACATCCACAGTCGCCGACAGTATTTTACATACGCTAGAGCCGCATGGAGTAATGGTTGTAGTGGAAGCAGAACATATGTGCATGACGATGCGGGGCGTAAAAAAACCGGGATCCAAGACCATTACCTCGGCCGTAAGGGGAGTCTTCCAAAATGATCAGGCTGCAAGAGCTGAAGTCCTTTCATTGATCCGGAGCTAA